The following nucleotide sequence is from Vibrio fluvialis.
CAGAATATTCATGGAGCAACTTGAGTTTTTCCAAGTCCCGAGCCCGTGTGTCGGCGTTTGTACGGTTGACGACAGGGGATATTGCCGTGGCTGCATGCGCAAAAGGGAAGAGCGGTTTCGCTGGCTGGAGATGACGCCGGCTGAGCAGTTGCACGTGATTCAGTTGTGTCGCCAGCGGTATCGAAGAAAAGTACTTGCGGCGAGGAAGGCGGCGGAAACAGAGATTGAACCCAATAATCCGCAACAGGAATTGTTTTAACGCTTAGGCTAGGGCTCTGGATGCGCTAGCCTAAACATCATTCTCGCGGCTTGTTATTTTAAAGCCCAAAGGTCACTGACCCAACCACCCGCATGCTCGTCAAAGTGAGCGCCGGTGAATTTACGTTTCGCTTCTTGTTGTGGTTTTGCTTTTTTGCTGTCGGAGAGCATCGTTCGTATGTAGTTCGCCATCGGATCGGTACATGAAGATTGCTTTCGTAATGCGACTTCTTTGATCATTTGAAGACGAAAACTTTTAGTGGCACGTTTCATTGGGGGACCTCCATTTGTGATGACGACTAATTTTAAAAGTTAGATCTTGGTCACTTCATCGTCAACACAAGCGATGCCCTATATTTTCTAATGTATTTTGGTTGATTATTAAACAACAAACCCAGTCATCGACTGGGTTTATATATTAGAGAGCACTGATTTTCCTATCACGATGATTGGAAAATGTAAGGGAAGTTTGACAGCTCAAATAGTTGAATAACATTGAGTTGCATTGCTAGTCGAGTGACTTTTTAAAGCGCATTGAGGCGACAAACAGTCCCAATACGGTGAATCCCGCCAGCCACACTGTATCTTTCCATAAGTCGGCGAGATCAGCGCCGCGCAGCACAATCCCGCGAATCAGGCGCATAAAGTGCGTAGCAGGCAGAACTTCAGATATCCACTGCGCCGCGACTGGCATGCCTTCGTAAGGGAACATGAAGCCAGACAGCAAAATGGATGGCAGCAGAATAAACACCGTCATCTGCATCGCTTGCAACTGTGTACTGGCGACTGTCGAAATCATCAGGCCCAGCGTCAGACTGGCGGAAATAAACAGTAAAGTGCCAAACAGAATCTGACTCAGCGAACCATTAATCGGTACATCGAAAATTGCATGCCCCAACCCCAGAATGATGAACACCTGAATCAGACCGACAAAAATATACGGAACGATTTTAGCTATCATCAGTTCTATAGAATGCACTGGCGTTGTAATCAGTAGTTCCAGATTGCCACGTTCACGTTCACGTACGATGGCTGCACTGGTAAACAGAATCATAGTCATGGTCAGGATTACGCCGAGCAGCCCAGGCACGATATTAACTGCCGCGCGCCGACTGGGGTTGTAGAACAGAGTAATCTCAAAGGTCGGTGTGGCTGCGGGTTTGATTTTAAAATCGAAATCCTGCAACGGCATGTTTTTAAGACCTGAAATAGCGCCCGCAATCATGGTATCTGAACCGTCCACAATCCATTGACCAAGCTCACGACCTTCTTGCACCCGCTGAGTTAAATCTTTCGGCAGAACCAGCGCGGCGCGGACTTCGCCACTGGCAATCGCTTGCTGCGCTTGATCTGCGGTCGTGTAAGCCTGAGTCACATTGACCACTTGGCTCACTTTAATCGATTCTGTCAGCAGGCGGCCAAATGTGGATTGGCTTTGATCAACCACTGCCACCGGAATGTTTCGAACATCGGTGTTGATGGCAAAGCCAAACAAAATCAGCTGGATGAGCGGAATCATCACCACCATACCGAAAGTGATGCGATCGCGTGATAACTGGCGAAACTCTTTCACCATGACGGCTTTAATGCGATAGAGCGAGTTCATTGGCGGCCTTTCCCTGTCACGGTAACAAAAACATCTTCCAGGCTCGGGCGCGCAATCGTCATTTCGGCGTGCGCTAAGTCTGGATTGGTTTGGCGTAGCCAGGCAATCGGGTCCTGAACTTGACGATGGATTAATACACGCAGACGAATGCCCAGTTGCGCGGCGGAGCGCACTTCTGGCTTGGTGAGCAAAACTTCTTTGAGCTTACGCAAATGTGGCGCTTTCACTTCCACGACCGTTACGCCCATTTGCTGCATCAGTTTTTCTGGTTCATCATCGGCACGAATTTCACCGGCTTCCATAATCGCGAGCCGATGACAGCGTTCGGCTTCATCCATGTAGTGTGTTGTCACCAGAATGGTGGTGCCTTGTGAGGAGAGGTCAAACAACTGTTCCCAGAATTCACGGCGGTTTTCCGGATCGACCGCTGACGTCGGTTCATCAAGGAACAGCAGTTCAGGGCGATGCATGGTCGCCGCCGCCAGCGCCAAACGCTGTTTCTGACCACCGCTCATTCCGCCGACGCGTTGTTTACGGCGTTCATCCAATCCATACGTTTTCAATTGTTCGTCAGCTCTGGCGTTGAGTTCCTTGCGGTTCATGCCAAAAATCTGGCCAATGAATTGCAGGTTTTCTTGCACGCTAAGATCGTCGTACAGTGAAAACTTCTGGGTCATGTAACCAATCTTCAGCCGCAAAGCTTCAGATTGACGGGGAATATCCAGCCCTAATACGTTTACCTGACCTTCCGTTGGGCTCAATAGCCCGGTCAGCACTCGAATGGTGGTCGATTTACCACAGCCGTTAGGTCCCAGAAAGCCGTAGATACTGCCTTTCGGCACACTGAGATTAATGCCTTCGATGGCGGTGAAGTCACCGAATTTTTTCATCACGTTCTGCGCGTGAATGGCGAGATCGCTCATACCAACTCCTACGGCAAATCAACTTGTGCCGGAATCCCGGAAGGCAGAGACTTCGCCGAGTTAGGCAGGTCCACTTCAGCAAGATACATCAGGCGCGCACGCTCGTTTTCAGTCAGCGCGTAATACGGAGTAAACGAGGGTTCGTTAGCTACCCAGCGAACCGCACCCTGATAGCTGTCGGCAACGCCATCGACATGCACCGTCACTGTTTTACCAGCGGTAAACTGAGCGCGAAAACGCTCGGGGACATACACTCGGGCGTACGGCACGCTGTCGGCTTGCACCACGGCCACGATGCTGCCTACCGAGACGCGTTCACCAAGGTTGTAGGGCAGGTTGTCGAGAATGCCGTTACGGGTAGCCACAATCGTCAGCTCACTGAGTTTCTGTTGCTGTAGTGTCACGTTCGCCTCTGCGGCGGCCAGTTCGGCTTTCGCTTGCTCAATATCTTCAATACGTGCTCCAGCGGTAAGCTTGGCAAATTCTTCTTTGGCCGAATCGAGCTCAGCGCGGGCAGAATCTCGTACCGACACAGCACTGTCTTTTTCGGACTGACTGATTAAACGTTTTGATACCAGTTCCGAGACGCGGCGAAAGCTTTTTTCTGCTTCCGTAAGCTGCGCCGTGGCACGGGATACGCGAGCTTGCGCTACTGCGATATCTTCCGGACGTTCACCATTGGTGAGTTTGGCCAGATACGCGGCCGCTTTGGCTCGCTGTGCGATGGCTTGCGCCACCATGGCCTGCTGACTGGCATCATCGAGTTTTACCAGCACATCACCAACATGCACTTCGCTGCCCTCTGTAATAGGTAGTTGGCGAATGATTTCGTTGCTGGTGGCAGAGAAGGTCACCCGATCGCGTTCTAGCGTGCCAAGGGCTTGATTCTCTGAGTCCTGACTGCAGCCGGAGAGCAGCAGAATGAGAAGCGACAGTGTTAAACCCCGTTTCATGAACTGCTCCTTAATAAAATAAGCGTGAGGCACAAAGTGCGAAGGAATTCGTTTCATCGTTACAACAAGTTTATGTTAGATAAGCCATTTGTCGCACTCATTATTGGTGAACTCTGTGAATTACCAAACCAGATTTATTCATCAAAAACGCGTTGTTGTGGAATAGCGGGGAAAATGGGGAAACGGTGATGTGACAGCGAAAGGAGAAGGGATAACAAAACGGCCCACAGTGTGGGCCGTTACGGTGATGGGCTTAGCGCGTCAGGCTAAACAGTAAAGCGGATACCGCCAGTACCCCGACAAACAGCACAAAGTAGGTACTTAAACGCTGCTTGTAGGCGTGTAGCGCTTTCACTCGATAGACAGCAATCATCGGCATGATAAACAGAATCATCGCGATGACGGGCCCGGATAGCGCTTCCATCATCCCGAGAATGCTTGGGTTCATTACCGCCGCAAACCAAATCGCCACAAACATGAATGCAATGCCAATTTTGTCAGCGCTGCGTGCAGAGAGACGACTGTGTTTGGTGATTAGCCCGTTTAAGCTTTCACGCGCGCCAAGGAAATGTCCCAGAAAGGACGAGGTGATGGCAACAAATGCGACCAAAGGACCGAGCGCTGCAATAAAAGGATTGTGGGTTGCGTTTGCCAGATAAGACAACACCGAAACATTCTGCGATTTAGCTTCAATCAACTGCTCGGGTGACAACGCCAGGACGCAAGAAAACACAAACAGCAATACGAATGCGATCAACATGATGCTGGTGCGTTTAAGGATTTGCTCAGATTTGACAACCGCGTTGTCTTTATAGTGGCGGCGCTGAATGTTGGCAAAGCTTGAAATCGCCGCCGCATGACTGAATGAAAATACGACCACTGGCACTGCGAGCCAAACCGTTTGGGTGAAATCGCTGAGCGCAGGCATTGCCAGAGATGGCATCGTCCAAAACGGAATGAGGTAAAAAGAGAGTGCTGCAAGTATGGCGGCAAGCGGGTAAACCATGGCGGCAAAGGCGCGCAGCATGATCTTCTCTCCGCCAAGCATAATGGCGATCAGGCTGAATACCAGTGCACCTGACAGCAATTCTCTTGGTGGACTGCTCATTTGAGCCTGATTGACGAGAAAACTGTCGACCGTGTTAGTGAGACCAACACCGTAAATCAGCAGAATTGGGAAAATAGACAAGAAATAGAGCAGGGAGATCAAGCGACCAGCTTTGGCGCCGAAGTGTTCTTCGACCACATCGGTAAAGTCTGCGTTTGAACGCTCAGAAGAAAGAACAAAGCGCGCCAGCCCTCGATGCGCGAGGTAAGTCATAGGGAAAGCCAACACCGCCATCAAAACCAATGGCCAGAATCCACCTAAGCCGATATTGATTGGAAGGAACAGAATACCAGCCCCGACCGCGGTGCCAAACAGGCTGAGTAGCCAGTGAGTATCGTGTTTATTCCAGGATGTTGTGGTTTTAGAAACGCTAAAATCTAAAACTTCTTGAGATTCTTTCACTGAATTGAAGTCCATATAAGAATAATAATGTTGCGAATCCTACTCCCTTTAGTTGATGTGATCACACTGTGACTCTGGTCATATTCACTGGCATACACAAGAAGCGTTGATGTATGAAACTATGAAAAAAACGAATTAACAGAATTTTATTCTGATTATTTGTTTGTATTCTGAAACTAAAAGCTAAAAAATAACTATTTTTTGGTTTGATTAAGATGTTAACAGAGTGTTTGAATTCGAGTTGTGGATTATTCCATCATTCATTTCTAACGTGCAGAAATAAAAGCAGTTTTGCCTATGGAGTTGTTGTGCAATTTGCCGCACAATCGATACCTGCCTGTTTAAAAATTATAACAATCCATCATGTTTGCTAACCTGCGTGCCGAAATCATTCTCGTCCTGACTACACTGCTTGCCGCAGCGGGATGGGTATTCTCTAAACAAGCCATTCAAGGGCTGCCTCCTTTTGGTTTTATCGGTCTTCGATTCGTGACAGCGTCACTTATTCTATTGCCTTTTTGCTTGCCTGCACTACGCAAAGCCTCGCTAGGCGATATGCTCCGTTCTATGGGGGTAGGTGTATTTCTGGGTGGATCTATCTTTTGCTGGATCTACGCGATTTCCATCAGTGACACTCTTGGCGAAGGGGCCTTTATTATGAGCCTGTCGATGTTGTTTGTGCCGCTGGTAGCTTGGCCGTTGTTCGGGAACAAACCCAGCCGGGCGTTTTGGATGTCATTGCCAATTGCTGTGGTCGGTTTGTTTTTACTTGCTTGGAACGGTGAGTGGAATGTTGCCGCCAGCCAGTTATGGTTTCTACTTGCTGCGGTTGGACTCGCGCTGCATTTCAACTTCAATAGCCAATACTCCGCTAAATTGCCACCAATGTTGTTGACCACGTTACAGCTTTTCGCGACAGGTTGTCTTGGGTTGCTCCTGTCCTATTTTGTTGAAGCCTGGCCACAAGAGGTGAGTGGTGAAACTTGGAAATGGTTTGTACTCAGTGTTCTGCTGGCAACCAGTCTTCGCTACCTGATGCAGACGGTCGGGCAAAAACATGCTAACCCAACCAACGCCGCCATTCTGATGCTGCTTGAACCCGTTTGGACCCTATTGCTCAGTGTTTGGATTTACAGTGAATCAATGCCACTGAACAAAATTATCGGTTGTGTGTTGTTGCTCGGTTCATTGCTGCTATACCGTATGAGCAACATTCGACGCTAATCCGGTTTGAGTAGAAAGGGCGCTAAGGCGCCTTTTCTTTTTTCTACTCTTCGATGTATTTCAATTACTTTCATTGGGTTAGATGGCACCTTCTCGCGAAATTCTGCCTTGATATGAACGACTGTGACTAAGTGACATTCCGTTTGTGTTCTTATACTTGCTTAGCAATAAAGGAATAAGGAGAAGAACATGGCTGTGATTTTATATGTGCGGATTAAGTCTGGATTGGATCCCGATGAGCTGGAAAGAAGGGCTCTTGAGCGTAAACCTCGGTTTAAAGAAATCCCTGGATTGATACAAAAGGTTTATGGTCGCGACCCGCAAACTGGCGAGGTGTGTGGTATCTATTTCTTCAAAGATCTGCCATCCATGCAAGCCTTCAAAGAGACTGAACTGGCAAAAACCATCCCATCAGCTTATGAAGCGCTAGACGTGAGAAGGGAGGTGTATGAGCTTATGTTCCCGCTTTATGAAGAGCGCGGGCCTTTTTAGTCACTCATGATGACTCTGAACCCGAAACGCTGCTGAATGTGAATAATCAGCAGCGTTTCGGTTGTTCTTTTCTATCCGACCAGCTTCTGTCCTGCGCTGTCGCAGTTGATGAGGTTACGGCCATTTGATTTCGCCGCATACAACGCCTTGTCCGCTCTTTTCAGTAGTTGCTCAGGATAGAGATCGCTGGTTTGAACTTGCGTGATACCAATACTGACAGTGATAGACATCGTCATGTTGTCATACTCCATAATGGTCTGTTCTATGGCATGACGAACGGCATTGTAGATAGCCAATGCGCTTTGTTTGTTCTGATCGTGCAGTATCAGGGCGAATTCTTCGCCTCCAATGCGTGATAGATGCCCGTCTGAACCCAGTAAGGCAGATGATATTCCGACCACTTGTTTGAGTACGTAATCGCCGGCGTTATGACCATATTGATCGTTGAGTATCTTAAAATGATCAATATCCATCAATCCTAAAAAGAAGGACGCACCATCCGAGTGGAACTGTGCTAACGCGTGCTGAATTTCTTTGGTAAATACGCGGCGGTTAGGAGCACTAGTCAGATGGTCCGTAGAGGCTAACTGGTTAAGCTCCATGACCTGCAGACGCAGGTTAATGTTCAGTGCAATCCAGTTTGCCAAGCATTGCAGTTCAAGTGCCTCGGTTTCGGAATAATAGCTGGTTTGATTGTGTGCTACATTCAACGTGCCTAAACATTGATTTCCACACAGTAATGGCGCATCCATACAAGTTTTCATCCCGAACTGGCTGAGCATGATGCAATCTAACTCATCGGATTGCGCCAAATCGTCACAGATGATCAGTGTTCTCTCAGAAAACGCACGACCGACGAAGGTTTGCGCGATAGGCACCGGAAAATCGAGCGGAATCGCTTTATTGCCACTGATAGAGTAGAGCTTTAAATATTCACTGCCATCTTGCAAAGTGATGCTGGCGCGCTCGGCGTCAAATAATCTGTGTATCCACTGCGAAACGGTATCGAGAACTTCCTGAAGTGAAGGTGCCGCCGATAATGCGTGAATAAATTCGGCAGGCAAATTGATGTGGTATCCTTTTTCAAATTCGGACAGCGTTAAAGGGTCAAACTTTCTTTCTGCAGGCATAACTACACCCCTTTAATTATTATATTTTTATTTTTTGATACCGATATTTATTAACTTATTCGTTATGAAATATGGATAGATTTCCCTTTAAACATTACTGGTATTTTTATCAGATGCAAGCTCGGTGAAATCAACTGTCCCAGTGTCAAACAAGTGTTGGGAAGGATCCCATTTAATTCATAGATATCAGTTATCTATATACATTTTGATTCATGTTATTCCTGCAAAAATACTACTTTTGAATTAGTTGTTAATGATGAGAATATGAGGAAGATATGAATCAAAAGTTGAGCAATTCTCACTGTTGATACAAATAACAGGATGGGTAAATATACGACCGGTTACATGTTCACCGTTCGGTAAAGTTAGTATTTTGCATAGCAGTCAAATAATGACAATTATTTTCATTTAAGTAGGACGCGATGCAGAGAATGCCAGTTGGTGTGGATTGAAAGAGATTTAAAGCCGGGCAAGACTCCGGCTTTAAATCTATAGATTAGTGCTTACGACCAGACTTGCCGCTCAATCTGTTTGAGAAATTGGACCTTGGCCCATTGCTCCTCAACGGTAAGCTTATTGCCTTCTTCAGTGGAGGCGAAGCCGCATTGTGGGCTGATACACAGGTTTTCAAGTGGAACGTATTGCGATGCTTCGTCAATACGCGCTTTGACTTGAGCGGCATCTTCCAGTTCAGGGAATTTTGAGGTAATCAAGCCGAGCACAATTTGGCTTTGTGTATTGGACCAATGACGCAGGGGAGCAAAGTCACCAGAACGTTCGGAATCGTATTCCAGGAAAAAGCCATCGTAGTGAGTGGCAAACAGAGCTTTAGCTACAGGTTCATAACCACCGGAAAACAACCAGGACGACGCGTGGTTGCCGCGGCAGATGTGTGTAGTAACCACCAAGTCATCAGGTTTATCGCGCAAAGCTTCATTGATGATTCGTGTACAAATTTGAGCGATTTCATCTGGATTGATTCCTTTCGCTTCAAGGCCGCTGCGTTTCTCTGCATCGACCAAAAACGCCCAGTTCGTATCATCGAATTGCAAATAGCGGCAACCTCGGGCGTAGAACGCTTGAATGGCATCACGATACGTTTGCGCTAAGTCTTGGTAGAACAGCTCTAGATCCGGGTAGATATTGTGAATACGTGATGAACCATCGTTAGCGAGAATTTCCTGACGGAGAATCATTGTCGGACTGGGAATGGTTGCTTTGGCGACGTAGTGTTCATCTTCACCTACTGCATTGAGCAGGAAATCAAAGTGTTCCAGAAATGGATGCTCAGGGTTAAAAGCGATACGACCGATCGCACGAATATTGTAAGCCGGTGCGGCTTTGCCATGAAATTTCTGATTGTAGCCGGCATCAGGTGTATAACCTTCGATTCCGTGCAGATTTTCCAAAAAGTCGATGTGCCAGAAACCGCGGCGAAATTCACCGTCAGTGATGGCCTGGATGCCTGTTGCCTTTTGTTGCGCTACCAATTCGAGAATGGCTGCGTCTTCAACCTGAGTGAGCTGAGAACGGTCTATTTTCCCTTGAGCGTAATCACGGCGTGCCTGATGGAGAAAAGCCGGGCGCAGATAGCTGCCTACGGTGTCAGTGCGAAAAGGAGGACGTAAAGCCATGATAGTTACCTCTATTGTGAGTCGGGTTTGTGAGGTCAGAGTAATGGATGGCTAGACGTCTTGTTAATCTGTTTTTGTTCATAATCAATATGAAACAAATTCAACTAGATGGATCGCAGAAAAATGAAAACGACCAACCGTAAGAAAGGAGAGGCTGGTCGCTACTATAAAACTGGGTAAGAGTGTGGAGCATTTACTAGCAAAGATCGCGCATTAGCGTCTCGTATTCCTCTTTGGCCTCTTCTATCAAACCTACCAGCTCTGTGGCATCTTCTCCTGAGAGATCTAAATGCCAACGCATCTGGTTGGTTCGCCCAGTATCCTTACAAGTTAGTTCTGTACATTTACCGTGAGTTTCAAAACAGAGTGCCTCAAACTCACCGTTAAACTTACGTTTTTCCTCCATAATATGAATATGCAAATAACCAGTCGGGTTCACCATTACATTTGCATGATGATGTCCCTTTCCTGCCAATGTGTATGACCGATGTTTAGTGTACATAATATGCTCGATTTCAAACGTGTTTCTGTCTATGCAACCGTCAACAGCGTGGATGCGCCCACTTCCCCCAAAGTATAGGTAGACATCGCTTGGCTAAGTGATGCATTGGGCATCTTTTTTAGAACAATTGTTTGTATTTATTTGAGTGGTTGTAACTGAATGGAATGCTTAGAAACAGGATGTGCGCATCGCGAAGGTGCGTGGAAATAGGTGTTTGATCATGAGGGTTATTTCCTTCATTTCGATCTCTCGTCCGACAAGGGGCAGTGTATCTGAATTTAGACGGTTCAGAGTATTGTGTGAGGTGCCAGAGTCAGGGGAGTTCGAAATGAAGGGGATATATTGAACTGGCAATGATGTGAGGTTTGGAGTATTGCCAGTTCTCGGGTGCCTAGCGGCGTTTAACTATGATTTCTTTTCTGCTTTTGTGTCTTTCCAATATTGGATGCGAACACGATGCAGCTGAGCTCTTCTCATTTTTTTCATAGTAATCTCCTTTATAAGTAACGCTCTTAGTGAGCTTATTGTTTAAGGTTTACTTAATGGCTCCCTTTCGTTGGGAGCGTATTACAAATTATGGGTTTTCCCATAACGTCTTGAGTGAGTTTTAAATATACTCACCAAATTTCATGTCGGTGACTTACGTCTTCATTCGGGATTACATTACCCACTTCATATGACACTAACATGTCAATCAAGTTCCGTGCCTATTTGTCACCGAATGTTCATATTCTTACACCTGAATGCCCATAAAAAGCAACAATTCGTTTTGCATTATTTGTTTACGTAAACAAAACACAGGCAATGCAAAACCAATTTTTGCTCTCAACATGGATACGAGCTATGACGGTTGGCTGTTGAACGCAGGGTAAGGCACGATTTTGCCGCATTCAAAGCACTGGAATTGTGCACGAACGGCAACGCTGATGAGATATCAGAAACTCTTCGAAATAGAAAGGTTAAGTGAAGCGTAAAAATTACAATTCGAACAAATCGTCGAACCTACGCTTTTCCAGAATATCTTCAATTCGCTTTCTGGTTTGGTGTTCTGTTAATACTTTCTTTTCTTCTGGAAGATTCGCTTTCTCTTCCGTTTTCTCTTTAACTTTTTTCGGCATAAGATTATTTCTGTCGAGTTGAATAAAATGATTCTAGACGGATAAATTCTAAAGGACAGAAATCTCGCCTAATTTGTGATGCTTGTTCTAGAATAGTCTGCGATTTTTATCAAACCAGAATAATAGGTTGTTTAAAAATAGCTGTTTTCAAAGTTCCAGGTAACAAAACGTTAATGTACACACGCTTTAAACGTGACGCACAAACTCTAACGCCGTTATTCCATTTAAAAGATTGGAAGATCCTAATTTACACTTAAAGCTAACTTTCACCGCGATACCACAATGGTGTGTGCAATGTTAAGTTGAAGGTGTTTAAAATCGAGAATTTCTAGGAGTGACCAGATTTAATTTGTAGATCAGACAGATGTAAATCGAGGGAAAACCAGAAGATTAAGCAATTCAAAGGGATTGAATAGCGCGGCAACGGGTGCCGCGCTAACGGAATTATAGTGCTACTACGTTTGCAGCTTGTGGGCCTTTTTTGCCCTGCTCAACGTCGAAGCTTACACGCTGGCCTTCAGCCAGAGTTTTGAAACCTTCAGAAACGATTGAAGCGAAGTGTACGAATACATCTTTGCCGCCGTTGTCTTGAGTGATGAAACCAAAACCTTTAGTTTCGTTGAACCATTTTACAGAACCAGTCGATTTGTTAGACATAGAGACCTCTAGATTTTCAATATTTACGAGTTATAAGTGTGCTGATAACAAAAGCTATTACATGGACTATCGAGAGGAGCTGTCGCAGGAGCTATACGAAGAATATCGAAAGATAACTGAGAGAACTTTATAGACGTATCATTAATAGCTCAATGGTAAGAGCTGAGGGGCAGTATACAGGTTAAACAAACAATGAACAGCTTTATTTTATCCAGAAGCGTAAATATTTATTTCACTCTCGCCACGCTAGTTTATAAACCAAACCGCGTACCGAATGATGCAGACGCGGTAGTGGTGGAGTGTAAGAGAAAGAGCCCGAATATTGAGCTCTTTTCTTTAAGACTCATGGTTTAGTGACTTACTGAAGGTGTATACCCATGGAAAGTAGAATGTCGTCCAGTTCATTTTGATACTGGTGTGAGGTTCGCACAATTTCATCCAGCTCATTCTGAGGCAAAGACGAACCGAAAATCAGAAAGCAACGCCACTGGTTTTCTGGCTTGCTGAGCTGCGAGAGAAAGTGTTCGTAACTCAATTCGCCTTCTTCATAGACCAGATAGTAGGTGAGCAGAGTAGTCAGGCGGGGCAAACAGGCCTTTTGGGCGAGTTCAGACTTTGCCAACAAGGTGGTTAAGCGCTCTTTAAGTTCTCGACGAATTTCGTTGAGTGAGTCATCAATGATATCAGCCATAGCGTTTCTCCAAGCAATGTGGTGGTTACACAGTTGGTTAAAGTTTTCAGCCCCCAAGGGCACCTACGATACATATCTCATCAAAAACACAGCGCCTTACCGTTTGGTTTTCGTTGGCCTTGGTTCACTCATCAGGCCAAGTATCAACGATATGGTCGCCACCAGTAATACAATAGTGAATGGAAACCCTGTGGTTACAGCCATGGCTTGCGCCGCGGCTAATCCTCCCCCGAGTAGTAGTGCAATCGCGACTAATCCTTCGAATGTACACCAGAATACGCGCTGCGGTGTCGGAGCATCCACTTTACCACCTGCAGAAATCGTGTCGATGACCAAAGAACCGGAGTCTGACGACGTAATAAAAAACACAATTACCAGCACAATACCCACGAACGACGTAATGGACGTCAGCGGCATGACCGCCAGCATTTCAAACAGTTTGAGCGGCAGATCAGCGTTTTTGACCGCTTCATAGCCATCATTAATAAATTGACTGATCGCCGTTCCACCAAAAGCAGTCATCCAAAAAATGCACACGGTGGAAGGAATGAGTAAGACGCAAACAATAAACTCGCGAACGGTTCTGCCACGAGACACTCGCGCGATAAACATGCCGACAAATGGTGACCAGGAAATCCACCACGCCCAGTAAAACGCCGTCCAGCCTTGTGAATAGTTGATGTCTTCGCGTTCAAATGGCATCGACAGCGCCGGAATATGTTCTACGTAAGAAGCGATGTTTTCAAAGAAGCCACTCAGAATGCCGACCGTTGGTCCGGCTATGACAATAAATAGCAGCAGTATAGCCGCCAAAACCATGTTGACT
It contains:
- the cspE gene encoding transcription antiterminator/RNA stability regulator CspE, translating into MSNKSTGSVKWFNETKGFGFITQDNGGKDVFVHFASIVSEGFKTLAEGQRVSFDVEQGKKGPQAANVVAL
- a CDS encoding sensor domain-containing diguanylate cyclase, with product MPAERKFDPLTLSEFEKGYHINLPAEFIHALSAAPSLQEVLDTVSQWIHRLFDAERASITLQDGSEYLKLYSISGNKAIPLDFPVPIAQTFVGRAFSERTLIICDDLAQSDELDCIMLSQFGMKTCMDAPLLCGNQCLGTLNVAHNQTSYYSETEALELQCLANWIALNINLRLQVMELNQLASTDHLTSAPNRRVFTKEIQHALAQFHSDGASFFLGLMDIDHFKILNDQYGHNAGDYVLKQVVGISSALLGSDGHLSRIGGEEFALILHDQNKQSALAIYNAVRHAIEQTIMEYDNMTMSITVSIGITQVQTSDLYPEQLLKRADKALYAAKSNGRNLINCDSAGQKLVG
- a CDS encoding 5-methyltetrahydropteroyltriglutamate--homocysteine S-methyltransferase; this encodes MALRPPFRTDTVGSYLRPAFLHQARRDYAQGKIDRSQLTQVEDAAILELVAQQKATGIQAITDGEFRRGFWHIDFLENLHGIEGYTPDAGYNQKFHGKAAPAYNIRAIGRIAFNPEHPFLEHFDFLLNAVGEDEHYVAKATIPSPTMILRQEILANDGSSRIHNIYPDLELFYQDLAQTYRDAIQAFYARGCRYLQFDDTNWAFLVDAEKRSGLEAKGINPDEIAQICTRIINEALRDKPDDLVVTTHICRGNHASSWLFSGGYEPVAKALFATHYDGFFLEYDSERSGDFAPLRHWSNTQSQIVLGLITSKFPELEDAAQVKARIDEASQYVPLENLCISPQCGFASTEEGNKLTVEEQWAKVQFLKQIERQVWS